Proteins encoded in a region of the Desulfobacterales bacterium genome:
- a CDS encoding glycosyltransferase family 2 protein, which yields MYRNKKVIVVMPAYNAEKTLEITCKEVFEQQVVDHIIIVDDRSQDETVAIAQKIPNSTVYVHEKNLGYGGNQKTCYRLALEAGGDIVIMVHPDYQYTPKLIPAMVSIIGSELYQCVLGSRILGGGALEGGMPAWKYVANRFLTLFENILLGAKLSEYHTGYRAFSRELLEKLPISKNSDDFVFDNQILAQILWHGYKIAEISCPTKYFKEASSINFSRSVKYGFACLSTGFKFRFSKMKLAQSKLFFSEIINIKVNNREL from the coding sequence ATGTATAGAAATAAAAAAGTGATAGTTGTGATGCCAGCTTATAATGCAGAAAAAACTCTTGAAATCACTTGTAAGGAAGTTTTTGAACAACAAGTAGTTGATCATATTATAATCGTTGATGATAGAAGTCAGGATGAAACTGTAGCCATAGCTCAAAAAATTCCAAATTCTACAGTTTATGTCCATGAAAAAAATCTCGGCTATGGAGGAAATCAAAAAACTTGTTATCGATTAGCTCTTGAAGCAGGTGGCGATATTGTAATTATGGTTCATCCAGATTATCAATATACGCCTAAACTTATTCCAGCAATGGTTTCTATTATTGGAAGTGAGCTTTACCAGTGTGTTTTAGGTTCAAGAATACTTGGAGGAGGAGCCCTTGAAGGTGGAATGCCTGCATGGAAATACGTTGCAAACAGATTTTTAACCTTATTCGAAAATATTCTTCTTGGCGCAAAGTTATCCGAATATCATACTGGATACCGAGCGTTTAGCAGAGAACTTCTTGAAAAATTGCCGATATCTAAGAATTCAGATGATTTTGTTTTTGATAATCAAATACTCGCTCAAATACTATGGCATGGATATAAAATTGCCGAAATAAGCTGTCCTACAAAATATTTTAAAGAAGCATCATCAATTAATTTCTCTCGAAGTGTAAAATATGGTTTTGCATGCTTATCTACGGGTTTTAAATTTAGATTTTCCAAAATGAAATTAGCTCAATC